A window from Pleuronectes platessa chromosome 6, fPlePla1.1, whole genome shotgun sequence encodes these proteins:
- the LOC128442662 gene encoding nuclear factor 7, ovary has protein sequence MASASYAEDLTCSICLSFFADPVMLLCGHSFCRECINRSLSAQHQCPQCRADIPEKGTCLPTNHSLKSLVEKEVDKQRREHENVKEVDDWLCHEHEERLKLFCVTDQQLVCIICRDGEKHQGHKFKPLKEAAAPLREKLEAYVQHIADDINATEKLASTQREEIAKTKDKAQQLTTQISSQFKEMHQFLLKREDEIKNDLKHKEENTLEEMSETLKTMETALTESRVLEESVACVLEITDSERFIKSWTENKGEVTPEHSFRPRAKDLKVVNASLTLGPYESHLQFFMWKEMLQVVQPQAELLSLKSGVNNIKVSDDGRNLMYSPIIIKSQGCQQSYVSGSSHCHYCGRYYSTKVNDPCREDTSVRVASAFSSNDFTSGQHYWELEVGKQNYWKVGLEKYYLSYDQTKYVTSDQGKELTLTGRPQKIGIYLDCLSKKLSFYDAENMTHIHTMSTSLPVKAYFEYKFSQAADHNPPRVCWF, from the exons ATGGCGTCTGCTTCTTACGCAGAGGATTTGACCTGTTCCATTTGTCTGTCATTCTTCGCTGATCCTGTAATGCTCCTGTGTGGCCACTCTTTCTGCAGAGAATGTATTAATCGTTCTCTGAGTGCACAGCACCAGTGTCCACAGTGTCGAGCAGATATTCCAGAAAAGGGGACATGTCTTCCTACCAATCACAGTTTGAAAAGTCTTGTTGAAAAAGAAGTCGacaagcagaggagagagcatGAAAACGTCAAAGAG GTGGATGACTGGTTGTGCCATGAACATGAAGAAAGGCTGAAGCTGTTCTGCGTCACTGATCAGCAGTTAGTTTGTATCATATGCCGTGACGGAGAGAAGCATCAAGGGCACAAGTTTAAGCCACTAAAAGAAGCAGCCGCACCTTTGAGGGAGAAGTTGGAGGCATATGTGCAACACATTGCTGATGATATCAATGCTACAGAGAAGCTGGCCAgcacacagagggaggagataGCAAAAACCAAAGACAAGGCTCAGCAGCTGACGACCCAGATCAGCAGTCAGTTTAAGGAGATGCACCAGTTTCTATTGAAGAGAGAAGATGAGATCAAAAATGacctgaaacacaaagaggaaaataCTCTGGAGGAAATGAGCGAGACATTAAAAACCATGGAAACTGCTTTGACTGAGAGCAGGGTTCTAGAGGAAAGCGTAGCGTGTGTTCTGGAAATCACAGATTCAGAGAGGTTCATAAAGAGCTGGACTGAGAATAAAGGCGAGGTGACTCCTGAACATTCATTTAGACCCAGAGCCAAAGATTTAAAAGTGGTTAATGCCTCTCTCACCTTAGGGCCGTATGAAAGTCACCTGCAGTTCTTCATGTGGAAGGAGATGCTTCAGGTCGTTCAGCCCCAAGCAGAACTTCTGTCACTCAAAAGTGGCGTTAACAACATAAAAGTGTCCGATGATGGGAGGAATTTGATGTATAGTCCCATAATCATCAAATCTCAGGGTTGCCAACAATCTTATGTTAGCGGCTCTTCACACTGTCACTATTGTGGCCGCTATTACAGTACTAAGGTAAATGACCCTTGCAGGGAGGACACCTCAGTAAGGGTTGCATCTGCATTCAGCTCCAATGACTTCACCTCAGGGCAGCATTACTGGGAATTAGAGGTGGGAAAACAGAACTATTGGAAAGTAGGATTAGAAAAATATTACTTGAGCTATGATCAAACAAAGTATGTCACATCAGATCAAGGCAAAGAGTTAACATTGACAGGACGACCACAGAAGATTGGGATTTACCTAGACTGCCTATCAAAGAAGCTGTCTTTCTATGATGCAGAAAACATGACTCATATTCACACTATGAGTACGTCTCTGCCTGTGAAAGCATATTTTGAATACAAATTTAGTCAGGCAGCAGATCATAACCCCCCCAGAGTGTGCTGGTTCTAA
- the LOC128442661 gene encoding zinc-binding protein A33, producing MATSGLYSEHLTCSICRSIFTDPVTLICGHSFCRHCITDDHSVNKGQQCPLCWRAIPAEGTCLQTNHILKDLSEKAKEGKKMMKTRMHEKAEVTELCPEHKEKLKMFCVTGQQLVCTTCSDGEKHEGHKFTPVKEAAALLRKKLEKFGQRIADDINATERLANTQMQGMANTVDKAQQLRTQVSRQFREMHHFLRRREDEIKNDLKHKEENDLEEMSDTLNTIETVMSESRVLEAMVASVLEITDSERFIKSWTENNGEVTPEHLFRPRASELQVVNASLSLGPYESHLQFFMWKEMLQVVQPRAELLSLKTNSTNITISDDRRSLISTPKSTPTQSSPIFDHDLINRLCQTMTPSSFCTIRAKGQNMTAPSFGSFREFAQTLTPPSGALTNHASSVNEFSSGQYYWEIDVGHRHYWELGIKDNFLKCNDRKYSTCSLNVITELSFTGRPRKIGIYLDLSSKKLTFYNADNMSLIYTLSCRVTSSPLSAHFNIRYRTPDPNPMTVCWY from the exons ATGGCGACGTCAGGTCTTTACTCCGAACATTTGACTTGCTCTATCTGCCGAAGCATCTTCACTGACCCAGTGACTCTCATCTGCGGACACTCTTTCTGCCGGCACTGTATCACAGATGATCACAGTGTGAACAAAGGCCAACAGTGTCCACTGTGTTGGAGAGCTATTCCAGCAGAGGGGACATGTCTTCAAACCAACCACATTCTAAAAGACCTCTCTGAAAAGgccaaagaaggaaagaagatgATGAAAACAAGAATGCACGAGAAAGCAGAG gtGACGGAGTTGTGCCCtgaacacaaagaaaagctGAAAATGTTCTGCGTCACAGGTCAGCAGTTAGTTTGTACCACATGCAGTGATGGGGAGAAACACGAAGGGCACAAGTTTACACCAGTCAAAGAAGCAGCTGCACTTCTGAGGAAGAAGTTGGAGAAATTTGGGCAACGCATTGCTGATGATATCAATGCTACCGAGAGGCTGGCCAACACACAGATGCAGGGGATGGCAAATACTGTCGACAAGGCTCAGCAGCTGAGGACCCAGGTCAGCAGACAGTTTAGGGAGATGCACCACTTtctgagaaggagagaagatgagataaaaaatgacctgaaacacaaagaggaaaatgaTCTGGAGGAAATGAGCGACACATTAAATACCATTGAAACTGTTATGTCTGAGAGCAGAGTGCTGGAGGCAATGGTAGCATCTGTTCTGGAAATCACAGACTCCGAGAGGTTCATAAAGAGCTGGACTGAGAATAACGGCGAGGTGACTCCGGAACATTTATTCAGACCCAGAGCCAGTGAGTTACAAGTGGTTAATGCCTCGCTCTCTTTGGGGCCGTATGAAAGTCACCTACAGTTCTTCATGTGGAAGGAGATGCTTCAGGTCGTTCAGCCCCGAGCAGAACTTCTGTCActcaaaacaaacagcacaaaTATAACCATATCTGATGATAGGCGAAGTTTGATAAGTACTCCTAAAAGCACACCAACGCAGTCAAGTCCTATCTTTGATCATGACTTGATCAACCGGCTTTGTCAAACCATGACTCCCTCTTCATTTTGCACCATCAGAGCGAAGGGCCAAAACATGACTGCTCCTTCATTTGGCTCCTTTAGAGAATTTGCCCAAACCCTGACTCCTCCTTCGGGTGCACTAACAAACCATGCATCTAGTGTCAATGAGTTCTCCTCAGGGCAGTATTACTGGGAGATAGATGTTGGGCACAGACACTATTGGGAACTAGGGATAAAAGATAATTTCCTAAAATGCAATGACCGAAAATATTCCACCTGTAGTCTGAATGTAATCACAGAGCTATCGTTCACAGGCAGACCTCGGAAGATTGGGATTTACCTAGACCTCTCATCCAAGAAGCTCACCTTCTACAATGCAGACAACATGTCGCTTATATACACTTTGAGCTGTAGAGTCACGTCCTCGCCACTGTCAGCACATTTTAACATCCGATACAGAACACCAGACCCGAACCCCATGACAGTGTGCTGGTACTGA